One Streptosporangium album genomic region harbors:
- a CDS encoding HypC/HybG/HupF family hydrogenase formation chaperone, giving the protein MSGPADCSADACVTCSDEAIPLTVIRLVEPGMAVAGTGGVDQEVSVALVDAAVGDVVLVHAKEAIAVIERGAGDEHA; this is encoded by the coding sequence GTGAGCGGGCCCGCGGACTGTTCCGCGGACGCGTGCGTCACCTGCTCCGACGAGGCCATACCGCTGACGGTGATCCGGCTGGTCGAGCCGGGAATGGCAGTGGCCGGCACCGGTGGTGTCGACCAGGAAGTGAGCGTGGCGCTGGTCGACGCGGCCGTGGGCGACGTCGTCCTCGTGCACGCCAAGGAGGCCATCGCGGTGATCGAGAGGGGAGCCGGTGATGAGCACGCTTGA
- a CDS encoding D-sedoheptulose-7-phosphate isomerase, translating to MSTLEEPPAEGVRELYPFLYEGRNDIQSVLAEARRSTEDKAAEIVRLRWQVAEASADALMECAGEMALRFASGGRLFAFGNGGSSTDAQEVATAFLHPPYGLSLPALSLTSDVAVVTALSNDVGFEVVFARQLAALGRHGDIAVGLSTSGDSSNVIQAFEEATRRGMLTIGLAGDKGGRLAELDLIDYLFVIPSSSVHRIQEAQTTVYHVLWELTQHALGAAQVHDPG from the coding sequence ATGAGCACGCTTGAGGAACCGCCCGCCGAGGGGGTGCGGGAGCTGTATCCCTTCCTCTACGAGGGGCGTAACGACATCCAGTCGGTGCTGGCCGAGGCCCGCCGCTCCACCGAGGACAAGGCGGCCGAGATCGTACGGCTGCGCTGGCAGGTGGCCGAGGCGTCGGCCGACGCGCTCATGGAGTGCGCCGGGGAGATGGCGCTGCGGTTCGCCTCGGGCGGGCGGCTGTTCGCCTTCGGCAACGGCGGGAGCAGCACCGACGCACAGGAGGTGGCGACCGCCTTCCTGCATCCGCCCTACGGCCTCTCCCTGCCTGCTCTCTCCCTGACCAGCGACGTCGCCGTGGTCACCGCCCTCTCCAACGACGTGGGATTCGAGGTCGTCTTCGCCCGTCAGCTCGCGGCGCTGGGACGGCACGGTGACATCGCCGTCGGTCTGTCGACGAGCGGGGACTCCTCCAACGTCATCCAGGCCTTCGAGGAGGCGACGCGCCGGGGCATGCTCACCATCGGCCTGGCGGGGGACAAGGGGGGCAGGCTGGCCGAACTCGACCTGATCGACTACCTCTTCGTCATCCCGTCGTCGTCCGTGCACCGGATCCAGGAGGCCCAGACGACGGTCTACCACGTTCTGTGGGAGCTCACCCAGCACGCCCTCGGCGCAGCACAGGTCCACGACCCCGGGTGA
- a CDS encoding D-sedoheptulose-7-phosphate isomerase, translating to MSVTSTMQLAVGEAFDRRDRAGRALADDSERIARACHAMAARFRLGGKLIVFGNGGGGADAAHIAVEFMHPVIMGKRALPALALSNDAATVTGVGNRQGLAETFAHQLHRWADPADMALGVSRDGRCASVLRGLEMAKTLGLFTLALTGGDGGPVALSPAVDHVLIAASDDPAVVKEIHVTTYHVLWELVHVFFELPGSLGGEPANGVTA from the coding sequence ATGTCAGTGACATCGACCATGCAACTAGCCGTCGGTGAGGCATTCGATCGGCGTGATCGCGCCGGCCGTGCCCTCGCGGACGACTCCGAGCGCATCGCGCGGGCATGCCACGCCATGGCCGCCCGGTTCCGCCTCGGCGGAAAACTGATCGTCTTCGGCAACGGCGGCGGTGGTGCGGACGCGGCCCACATCGCGGTGGAATTCATGCACCCGGTCATCATGGGCAAAAGGGCGCTGCCCGCACTCGCGCTGAGCAACGACGCCGCGACGGTCACCGGAGTGGGCAACCGCCAAGGGCTCGCCGAGACCTTCGCCCATCAGCTCCACCGTTGGGCGGACCCGGCGGACATGGCGCTGGGCGTCTCCCGCGACGGCCGCTGCGCGAGTGTCCTGCGGGGCCTGGAGATGGCCAAGACACTGGGCCTGTTCACCCTCGCGCTGACCGGCGGCGACGGGGGCCCCGTCGCACTGAGCCCGGCGGTCGACCACGTCCTGATCGCCGCCTCGGACGATCCCGCCGTGGTGAAGGAGATCCACGTGACCACCTACCACGTGCTGTGGGAACTGGTGCACGTGTTCTTCGAGCTGCCCGGCTCGCTCGGCGGCGAGCCGGCGAACGGGGTGACCGCGTGA
- a CDS encoding NADH-quinone oxidoreductase subunit B family protein: MTAPTETAGGTPQEQEEPVVHILWINGGLSCDGDSVALTAATQPSIEEILLGALPGLPKVEVHWPLLAFESGPAQGADVFIEWFFKADRGELDPFVLVVEGSIPNEAIKQEGYWCGFGNNPDTGQPMTTSEWLDRLAPKATAVLAAGTCATYGGIHAMAGNPTGAMGVADYLGWDWRSKAGLPIVNVPGCPVQPDNLSETILYLLYQVAGQAPMIPLDEALRPTWLFGQTVHEGCDRAGYYEQGQFATEYGSPQCLVKIGCWGPVVKCNVPKRGWMNGIGGCPNVGGICIACTMPGFPDKFMPFMDEPPGARVSSTVSGAYGSVIRTLRGITLRTVDKEPKWRKKGRELLTGYKASWS; this comes from the coding sequence ATGACAGCGCCGACGGAGACAGCGGGCGGTACGCCGCAGGAGCAGGAAGAACCGGTCGTCCACATTCTCTGGATCAACGGCGGGCTGAGCTGTGACGGCGATTCCGTCGCACTGACCGCGGCCACCCAGCCGAGCATCGAGGAGATCCTGCTGGGCGCCCTTCCAGGGCTGCCCAAGGTCGAGGTGCACTGGCCGCTGCTCGCCTTCGAGTCCGGGCCGGCGCAGGGCGCGGACGTGTTCATCGAGTGGTTCTTCAAGGCCGACCGCGGGGAGCTGGATCCCTTCGTGCTGGTGGTGGAGGGCTCGATCCCGAACGAGGCGATCAAGCAGGAGGGCTACTGGTGCGGGTTCGGCAACAACCCCGATACCGGCCAGCCGATGACCACGAGCGAGTGGCTGGACCGGCTGGCGCCCAAGGCGACGGCGGTGCTGGCGGCCGGCACGTGCGCCACCTACGGCGGGATCCACGCGATGGCCGGCAACCCGACCGGCGCCATGGGGGTGGCCGACTACCTGGGCTGGGACTGGCGGTCGAAGGCCGGGCTGCCGATCGTCAACGTGCCGGGATGCCCGGTCCAGCCGGACAACCTGTCGGAGACGATCCTGTACCTGCTGTACCAGGTCGCCGGGCAGGCACCGATGATCCCGCTGGACGAGGCACTGCGCCCGACGTGGCTGTTCGGCCAGACGGTGCACGAGGGCTGCGACCGGGCCGGCTACTACGAGCAGGGACAGTTCGCCACCGAGTACGGCTCGCCCCAGTGCCTGGTGAAGATCGGCTGCTGGGGGCCGGTGGTCAAGTGCAACGTGCCCAAACGCGGCTGGATGAACGGTATCGGCGGCTGCCCGAACGTGGGCGGCATCTGCATCGCGTGCACGATGCCCGGCTTCCCGGACAAGTTCATGCCGTTCATGGACGAGCCGCCGGGAGCCCGGGTGTCCTCGACGGTCAGCGGCGCCTACGGCAGCGTGATCCGCACCCTGCGCGGCATCACCCTCAGAACGGTCGACAAGGAGCCGAAGTGGCGCAAGAAGGGCCGCGAGCTGCTCACCGGATACAAGGCGTCCTGGAGCTGA
- the hypF gene encoding carbamoyltransferase HypF, whose amino-acid sequence MSSGRARTEPRTRIMIRVEGIVQGVGFRPHVHSLARRLSLSGWVGNDGAGVFIEAEGTRENVARFEEELRGQAPPLAVVHRVTATAVPARGDRGFRITGSRDGGGRAALISPDVATCADCLAELFDPAGRRYRHAFVNCTNCGPRFTIVQDVPYDRPATTMAGFAMCEECTREYLDPDDRRFHAQPTCCPACGPTLRLAGPGDTDGDGDGDPIALAAALVRSGGVLAVKGLGGYHLAVDAGDEEAVRTLRSRKHREDRPFAVMVADLDAARALCELDGDAERLLTGPRRPIVLLPRRPDAPIAEAVSPGERRLGVMLPYTPVHHLLAGEITGPYVLTSGNLSDEPIAYRDRDAFTRLAGIADRFLTHDRPIHVRTDDSVVLATRGEGLPLRRSRGYAPEPLRLPHPVRRAVLACGAELKNTFCLAKGERAFVSHHIGDLENYETLCSFAEGIDHFRRLFGITPRVVAHDLHPEYLSTKYARDMDGVDLVGVQHHHAHIASCLADNREAGPVIGVAFDGLGYGADGTFWGGELLVADLTGFTRAGCLAPVPLPGGTAAIRHPWRMAAAHLDAVYGGAPPGDLAVISRHRDWDEVLAVARSGVNSPLTSSAGRLFDAVAAILGLSDTVTYEGQAASALEQRADPTEKSAYPVRLREAGELLVIQAGDLVRAVVDDLRERTDPATVSARFHNGLA is encoded by the coding sequence ATGAGCAGCGGACGGGCCCGGACCGAGCCCCGGACACGGATCATGATCCGGGTCGAGGGGATCGTGCAGGGGGTGGGCTTCCGCCCCCATGTCCATTCCCTGGCCCGGCGCCTGTCGCTGTCGGGGTGGGTGGGCAACGACGGGGCGGGCGTGTTCATCGAGGCCGAGGGCACGCGGGAGAACGTCGCGCGCTTCGAGGAGGAGCTGCGGGGGCAGGCGCCGCCGCTGGCGGTGGTCCACCGTGTCACCGCCACCGCCGTGCCCGCACGCGGAGACCGCGGCTTCCGCATCACCGGCAGCAGGGACGGAGGCGGGCGGGCCGCGCTGATCTCCCCTGATGTCGCGACCTGCGCCGACTGCCTGGCCGAGCTGTTCGATCCGGCCGGCCGCCGCTACCGCCACGCCTTCGTCAACTGCACCAACTGCGGGCCGAGGTTCACCATCGTCCAGGACGTCCCCTACGACCGGCCGGCCACGACGATGGCCGGGTTCGCCATGTGCGAGGAGTGCACGCGCGAATACCTCGACCCGGACGACCGCAGGTTCCACGCCCAGCCGACCTGCTGCCCGGCCTGCGGCCCGACGCTGCGGCTGGCCGGTCCCGGCGACACCGACGGTGACGGTGACGGTGATCCGATCGCGCTCGCGGCCGCGCTGGTGCGCTCGGGTGGCGTCCTGGCGGTCAAGGGCCTGGGCGGCTACCACCTGGCGGTCGACGCGGGTGACGAGGAGGCCGTACGGACCCTGCGGTCACGCAAGCACCGCGAGGACCGGCCGTTCGCCGTCATGGTCGCCGACCTCGACGCCGCGCGCGCGCTGTGCGAGCTGGACGGCGATGCCGAACGGCTGCTCACCGGCCCCCGCCGGCCGATCGTGCTGCTGCCCCGCCGCCCGGACGCCCCGATAGCCGAGGCCGTGTCGCCGGGCGAGCGCCGTCTCGGCGTCATGCTGCCGTACACGCCGGTGCACCACCTGCTCGCCGGGGAGATCACCGGGCCGTACGTGCTCACCAGCGGGAACCTCTCCGACGAACCCATCGCCTACCGCGACCGCGACGCGTTCACCCGGCTCGCCGGCATCGCCGACCGCTTCCTCACCCACGACCGCCCGATCCACGTCCGTACCGACGACTCGGTGGTCCTCGCGACACGGGGAGAGGGGCTCCCGCTGCGGAGATCACGCGGATACGCCCCCGAACCCCTGCGGCTCCCCCATCCCGTACGGCGGGCCGTGCTCGCGTGCGGCGCGGAGCTGAAGAACACCTTCTGCCTGGCGAAGGGGGAACGCGCCTTCGTCTCCCACCACATCGGCGATCTGGAGAACTACGAGACCCTGTGCTCCTTCGCCGAGGGGATCGACCACTTCCGGCGCCTGTTCGGCATCACGCCGAGGGTCGTCGCGCATGATCTCCACCCGGAGTACCTGTCCACCAAGTACGCCCGCGACATGGACGGAGTCGACCTGGTGGGGGTCCAGCACCACCACGCGCACATCGCCTCCTGCCTGGCGGACAACCGGGAGGCCGGCCCCGTCATCGGGGTGGCCTTCGACGGCCTCGGCTACGGCGCCGACGGCACCTTCTGGGGCGGCGAGCTGCTCGTGGCCGACCTGACCGGCTTCACCCGTGCCGGCTGCCTGGCTCCGGTGCCGCTGCCCGGTGGCACGGCGGCGATCAGGCACCCCTGGCGGATGGCCGCCGCCCACCTGGACGCGGTCTACGGAGGCGCGCCCCCCGGCGATCTCGCGGTGATCTCCCGCCACCGGGACTGGGACGAGGTGCTGGCCGTGGCCAGGTCCGGTGTCAACTCCCCTCTCACCTCCAGCGCCGGGCGGCTGTTCGACGCCGTCGCGGCGATCCTGGGGCTCTCGGACACCGTCACCTACGAGGGGCAGGCCGCGAGCGCGCTGGAGCAACGGGCCGATCCCACCGAGAAGTCCGCCTATCCGGTCCGGCTCCGCGAGGCCGGAGAGCTCCTGGTGATCCAGGCCGGCGACCTCGTCCGGGCCGTCGTCGACGATCTGCGCGAGCGGACCGATCCGGCGACCGTCTCGGCCCGTTTCCACAACGGTCTGGCC